The following are encoded in a window of Bradyrhizobium guangdongense genomic DNA:
- the proS gene encoding proline--tRNA ligase, whose product MRLSRFFLPILKENPKEAEIVSHRLMLRAGMIRQEAAGIYAWLPLGFRVLKKIEQIVREEQDRSGAIEVLMPTLQLADLWRESGRYDAYGPEMLRIADRHKRELLYGPTNEEMITEIFRAYVKSYKNLPLNLYHIQWKFRDEQRPRFGVMRGREFLMKDAYSFDLNEAAARVAYNKMFVAYLRTFARMGLKAIPMRAETGPIGGDLSHEFIVLAETGESGVFINRDVLDLPVPGEDVDYDSDLTPIIKQWTSVYAATEDVHDAARFEQEVPAEKRVNTRGIEVGQIFYFGTKYSEPMKAMVAGPDGVDVPIHGGSYGVGVSRLLGAIIEACHDDAGIKWPEAVAPFRVAILNLKQGDAAVDGACEKLYAELTTKGVDVLYDDTDQRAGAKFAAADLIGIPWQIMIGPKGLADGKVEIKKRSDGSRETMSPADAVARLVG is encoded by the coding sequence ATGCGGTTGTCGCGGTTCTTTCTGCCCATCCTGAAGGAAAATCCGAAAGAGGCTGAGATCGTCTCGCATCGGCTGATGCTGCGCGCTGGCATGATCCGGCAGGAGGCTGCGGGCATCTATGCCTGGCTGCCGCTCGGCTTCCGGGTGCTCAAGAAGATCGAGCAGATCGTGCGCGAGGAGCAGGATCGGTCCGGTGCGATCGAGGTGCTGATGCCGACACTCCAGCTCGCCGACCTCTGGCGCGAGAGCGGCCGTTACGACGCCTACGGTCCGGAGATGCTGCGCATCGCGGACCGCCACAAGCGCGAGCTCTTGTACGGACCGACCAACGAGGAAATGATCACCGAGATCTTCCGCGCCTACGTCAAGTCCTACAAGAACCTGCCGCTGAATCTCTACCATATTCAATGGAAATTCCGCGACGAGCAGCGTCCGCGTTTCGGCGTGATGCGCGGCCGCGAATTCCTGATGAAGGACGCCTATTCGTTCGACCTCAACGAGGCTGCCGCGCGCGTCGCCTACAACAAGATGTTCGTCGCCTATTTGCGCACCTTCGCGCGGATGGGGCTGAAGGCGATCCCGATGCGCGCCGAGACCGGTCCGATCGGCGGCGATCTCAGCCACGAGTTCATCGTGCTTGCGGAGACCGGGGAATCCGGCGTGTTCATCAATCGCGACGTGCTGGATCTGCCGGTGCCGGGCGAGGATGTCGACTATGACAGCGACCTCACGCCGATCATCAAGCAATGGACCTCCGTCTATGCCGCGACGGAGGACGTTCATGACGCCGCACGGTTCGAGCAGGAAGTCCCTGCCGAGAAACGCGTGAACACCCGCGGTATCGAGGTCGGGCAGATTTTCTATTTCGGCACGAAGTATTCCGAGCCGATGAAGGCGATGGTCGCCGGTCCTGATGGCGTCGACGTGCCGATCCATGGCGGCTCGTACGGTGTCGGCGTGTCGCGCCTGCTCGGTGCCATCATCGAAGCCTGCCATGACGACGCCGGCATCAAATGGCCGGAGGCGGTGGCGCCATTCCGCGTCGCCATCCTCAACCTCAAGCAGGGCGATGCGGCGGTCGATGGCGCCTGCGAGAAGCTCTATGCCGAGCTCACCACCAAGGGCGTCGACGTGCTCTATGACGACACCGACCAGCGCGCCGGCGCCAAATTCGCCGCCGCCGACCTGATCGGCATTCCCTGGCAGATCATGATCGGGCCGAAGGGGCTGGCCGACGGGAAGGTCGAGATCAAGAAGCGCAGTGACGGATCCCGCGAGACCATGTCGCCAGCGGACGCGGTCGCGCGCCTGGTCGGCTGA
- a CDS encoding copper resistance CopC/CopD family protein, translated as MRLLAALATLLFLVGTSTGASAHAALISVEPASGSILASAPRAVELRFNEAVVPGAIQLIDGAARARDDARVTVSGESISVAMPPDLPQGTAVVSYRVISQDGHPVAGSVIFSVGAPTATQPPANPDGRLNALIWLSRIGVYLGLFVGVGGVFFGRWIAWSMTGMSLPRTALLVGLPSTVVSLGVLGLDLLGLPLASFMTMAPWTIAFATSAGPALLVAIAAMLLALMALGRAWYARALAAIAFAGVGLSLAMTGHAATASPETLTRPAVFVHGLAVAFWIGALAPLAALLSKPNPAVLPLLNRFSRIAVPVVAALALTGLLLAVIQLEEPRALVETSYGLILSVKLALVLSLLALAALNRYRLTPALAKDHAAAPVLKRSILLECGVALGILAVVAGWRFTPPPRTIIPETPLAIHIHTDKAMFQVLVSPGRAGVDDFVLQLMTGEAAPLQAKEATLTLSLPERGVEPMEREAELGPDGYWHVRKVELPFAGRWHMRIDALVTDFEKITLEDDLEVAPR; from the coding sequence ATGCGTCTTCTCGCTGCGCTTGCGACGCTGCTTTTCCTTGTTGGCACCTCGACGGGCGCATCAGCGCATGCCGCGCTGATCTCGGTCGAGCCAGCGAGCGGTAGCATCCTTGCCAGCGCGCCGAGGGCGGTGGAACTGCGTTTCAACGAGGCGGTCGTCCCGGGCGCGATCCAGTTGATCGACGGCGCGGCCAGGGCGCGTGACGACGCGCGCGTCACGGTGTCGGGCGAGAGCATTTCAGTTGCCATGCCGCCGGACCTGCCGCAGGGCACTGCGGTCGTGAGCTACCGGGTGATCTCGCAGGACGGCCATCCCGTCGCGGGATCGGTGATCTTCTCGGTCGGCGCGCCGACCGCTACGCAACCTCCAGCCAATCCGGATGGAAGGTTGAACGCGCTGATCTGGCTGTCGCGGATCGGGGTCTATCTTGGCCTTTTTGTCGGCGTTGGCGGCGTGTTCTTTGGCCGCTGGATTGCGTGGTCGATGACGGGTATGAGCCTGCCGCGCACGGCGCTCCTCGTGGGGCTCCCAAGCACCGTTGTCTCTCTCGGCGTGTTGGGTCTCGATCTCCTCGGTCTGCCGCTTGCGTCGTTCATGACGATGGCTCCTTGGACGATCGCGTTTGCAACCAGCGCCGGTCCGGCTTTGCTCGTCGCCATCGCAGCGATGCTGCTCGCGCTGATGGCGCTAGGCCGCGCGTGGTATGCGCGCGCCCTTGCGGCCATCGCATTCGCCGGTGTCGGCCTGTCGCTCGCCATGACCGGGCATGCCGCAACCGCGTCGCCTGAAACGTTGACGCGACCGGCGGTCTTCGTCCACGGGCTCGCTGTCGCCTTCTGGATCGGCGCGCTGGCGCCGCTTGCGGCGCTCCTGTCGAAGCCGAATCCGGCGGTGCTGCCGCTCCTGAATCGCTTCTCGCGTATCGCCGTGCCGGTGGTCGCCGCGCTCGCACTGACCGGCCTCCTGCTTGCGGTCATCCAGCTCGAAGAGCCACGAGCACTGGTCGAAACGAGCTACGGCCTCATTCTCTCGGTCAAGCTCGCGCTCGTCTTGTCGTTGCTGGCGCTTGCCGCGCTCAATCGTTATCGGCTGACTCCGGCGCTAGCAAAGGATCACGCGGCCGCGCCCGTGCTCAAGCGCTCAATCCTGCTCGAATGCGGAGTCGCGCTCGGCATCCTTGCCGTCGTCGCTGGCTGGCGCTTCACCCCGCCGCCACGGACCATTATTCCCGAGACGCCACTGGCAATCCATATCCACACCGACAAGGCGATGTTCCAGGTGTTGGTGTCTCCGGGCAGGGCCGGCGTGGATGATTTCGTGCTCCAGCTCATGACCGGGGAGGCGGCACCGCTGCAGGCCAAGGAAGCGACGCTGACGCTGAGCCTGCCGGAGCGCGGCGTCGAGCCGATGGAGCGGGAGGCTGAACTCGGGCCCGACGGCTATTGGCACGTGCGCAAGGTCGAGTTGCCTTTTGCCGGCCGCTGGCACATGCGGATCGACGCGCTGGTGACCGACTTCGAGAAGATTACGCTCGAGGACGACCTCGAGGTCGCCCCGCGGTAA
- a CDS encoding YcnI family copper-binding membrane protein produces the protein MSKIPWLILLAAVAASPTAAHVYLEGKQATVGASYKAVFAVPHGCAGSPTVKLRVQIPEGVIAVKPMPKAGWNVDVIEGEYASEYDYHGNKLSSGAKEVVWSGGKLPDHNYDEFVLSSFLTDSLKPNTTLYFPVVQECEKGISRWIEIPAEGTAHPHEDKSPAPGVKLLPKP, from the coding sequence ATGTCGAAGATACCCTGGCTGATCCTGCTCGCTGCAGTTGCCGCATCGCCCACGGCGGCGCACGTCTATCTGGAAGGCAAGCAGGCCACGGTCGGTGCATCCTACAAGGCCGTGTTCGCCGTGCCCCACGGCTGCGCCGGCTCGCCGACGGTCAAGCTCCGCGTGCAGATCCCCGAAGGCGTGATCGCGGTGAAGCCGATGCCGAAGGCCGGCTGGAACGTCGATGTCATCGAGGGCGAATACGCCAGTGAATACGATTATCACGGCAATAAGCTCTCCTCGGGCGCAAAGGAAGTGGTCTGGTCCGGCGGCAAGCTGCCGGACCACAATTACGACGAGTTCGTCCTCAGCAGCTTCCTCACCGACAGCCTGAAGCCGAACACCACACTTTATTTTCCGGTCGTGCAGGAATGCGAGAAGGGAATCAGTCGCTGGATTGAAATCCCTGCGGAGGGAACAGCGCATCCGCATGAGGACAAGTCGCCGGCGCCCGGTGTAAAACTGCTGCCCAAGCCATAA
- a CDS encoding copper chaperone PCu(A)C, producing MNPLSRFFALSALSAVVIVTPVRADDVKAGDLVISQAWSRATPGGAKVAGGFLTIENKGTAPDKLIGVSAEIAGKAEVHEMATENGVMKMRPVDKGLVIEPGKTVKLAPGGYHLMLQDLKGPFKQGEKVPVTLEFEKAGKVSVSLDVQGVGAQAPGGGAMMKKMPDHSGMKM from the coding sequence ATGAACCCTCTCTCACGTTTCTTCGCGCTCTCGGCCCTCTCGGCCGTTGTAATCGTAACCCCCGTCCGCGCCGACGACGTCAAGGCGGGCGATCTCGTGATCTCGCAGGCCTGGAGCCGGGCGACACCTGGAGGTGCCAAGGTCGCCGGTGGCTTCCTGACCATCGAGAACAAGGGGACCGCGCCCGACAAGCTCATCGGCGTCTCAGCAGAGATCGCAGGAAAGGCCGAAGTCCATGAGATGGCGACCGAGAACGGCGTGATGAAGATGCGTCCCGTGGACAAGGGCCTCGTCATCGAGCCCGGCAAGACCGTGAAGCTCGCGCCCGGCGGCTATCACCTGATGCTCCAAGATCTGAAGGGCCCCTTCAAGCAGGGTGAGAAGGTGCCCGTTACACTCGAGTTCGAGAAGGCCGGCAAGGTCTCCGTTTCGCTGGACGTCCAAGGTGTCGGCGCTCAGGCACCCGGTGGTGGCGCCATGATGAAGAAAATGCCCGATCATTCGGGAATGAAGATGTGA
- a CDS encoding TonB-dependent receptor translates to MLSRHARCGVSIVAAQAALLASSSGVFAQNSPRELPAVTVDAPATLKPKPRRAAVQTAGARRNSTKPTVERSASVAAANEQGAGSARASLDQPPAVARYQLPQRSFSITAKQVDEIVNLKDPEDAVKYMPSLFVRKRNDGDNQAVLATRSWGLNSGARSLIYYDDLLVSALIGNNNSGASPKWNLISPEAIGRVDFLNGPFAAAYPGNSIGGVLLITSKMPDKPFAVAKETVSVMPWNQYGTKDVYITSQTSTAAGNREGKLSWLVSANYLDSHQQPLSYTTNASFPAGTTGGFAALNKTGGVANVVGTGALAHSEQTSGNLRVANDVTPWVQVTYSLGIWNNHQTSDPQTYLKSTATGLPTFGGISSFANSRYTWDQLHMSNAVSLKSDTKGVFDFDLAASSYNYLQDSLVNPFTVVPSPGLGYSLNGKVTRMDGTNWQNADAKGIWRPFGIDGPHEISFGVHGDRYRLENPVYASTVWFNAPGTGNGQLYSTGVGETRTEALWVQDAWKITPIVKLTLGGRLESWQAVEGFNLNTTTTSAGVVTSAVPTWQPGLSSTNFSPKASLSFDPNKDWNVTANFGEAYRYPTVTELYQNISVGGVTYLANPLLSPEQDFTGELNLERRWVNGRVRLTVFSERTNNALISQSTTVTDASGAQSVQTAVSNVAAIRMQGIELSADKDNVLVSGLQVFGSVTYVDSRIVSDPNWKGPTNVVGKRVPFVPDWRAKFGVTYRPNDSWAYTVAARYSGKQYSTLDNSDIIPHVYGAFDNFFVVDLKIHYNATKNFAFDFGIDNLFNEQYFLFHPFPGRTFVLAGKYSF, encoded by the coding sequence CGACTGTCGAGCGGTCGGCTTCGGTCGCTGCGGCCAACGAGCAGGGCGCGGGCAGTGCCCGTGCGTCGCTCGATCAGCCACCGGCAGTGGCGCGCTATCAGCTGCCGCAGCGCTCGTTCAGCATCACGGCAAAGCAGGTAGATGAGATCGTCAACCTCAAGGACCCCGAGGACGCCGTCAAATACATGCCGAGCCTGTTTGTCCGGAAGCGCAATGACGGAGACAATCAGGCCGTGCTTGCGACGCGAAGCTGGGGCCTGAACTCGGGCGCGCGCTCGTTGATCTATTACGACGACCTGCTGGTCTCGGCGTTGATCGGCAACAACAATTCCGGTGCCTCGCCGAAATGGAATCTGATTTCGCCCGAAGCGATCGGGCGGGTCGATTTCCTCAACGGTCCGTTCGCCGCCGCCTATCCCGGCAATTCGATCGGCGGCGTTCTGCTGATCACGTCCAAGATGCCCGACAAGCCGTTTGCGGTGGCGAAGGAAACCGTCTCGGTGATGCCGTGGAATCAATATGGCACCAAGGACGTCTATATAACCAGCCAGACCAGCACTGCCGCTGGCAATCGCGAGGGCAAGCTGTCCTGGCTGGTCAGCGCGAACTATCTCGACAGCCATCAGCAGCCGTTGAGCTACACGACGAATGCCTCGTTCCCGGCCGGCACGACCGGCGGCTTTGCCGCGCTCAACAAGACCGGGGGCGTGGCCAACGTCGTGGGCACCGGTGCCCTGGCGCACTCAGAGCAGACGTCCGGCAACTTACGGGTCGCTAACGATGTCACACCATGGGTGCAGGTAACTTACTCGCTCGGCATCTGGAACAATCACCAGACCTCCGATCCTCAGACCTATCTCAAATCGACCGCGACGGGCTTGCCGACGTTCGGCGGCATCAGCAGCTTTGCGAACAGCAGGTACACCTGGGATCAGCTCCACATGAGCAACGCGGTCTCGCTCAAGAGCGATACCAAGGGTGTGTTCGACTTCGATCTTGCGGCCTCGAGCTACAACTATCTCCAGGACAGCTTGGTCAATCCCTTCACTGTGGTGCCGTCGCCGGGCCTTGGCTATTCGTTGAATGGCAAAGTGACGCGAATGGACGGCACCAACTGGCAGAACGCCGACGCCAAGGGCATCTGGCGTCCGTTCGGCATCGATGGCCCGCATGAAATCAGCTTTGGCGTGCATGGTGACCGCTACCGGCTGGAGAACCCGGTCTACGCCTCGACCGTCTGGTTCAATGCGCCCGGGACCGGCAACGGCCAGCTCTATTCGACCGGTGTCGGAGAGACGCGCACCGAGGCCCTGTGGGTGCAGGATGCCTGGAAGATCACGCCAATCGTCAAGCTGACGCTCGGCGGCCGATTGGAAAGCTGGCAGGCGGTTGAAGGCTTCAACCTCAACACCACGACAACCAGCGCCGGCGTCGTCACGTCGGCAGTGCCAACTTGGCAGCCGGGCCTCTCCTCGACCAATTTCTCGCCGAAAGCATCGCTATCGTTCGACCCCAACAAGGACTGGAACGTCACCGCGAATTTCGGCGAAGCCTACCGCTATCCGACGGTGACCGAGCTCTACCAGAACATCAGCGTCGGCGGCGTCACCTATCTGGCTAATCCGCTCTTGTCGCCGGAACAGGACTTCACCGGCGAGCTCAACCTTGAACGGCGCTGGGTCAACGGGCGGGTACGGCTGACTGTTTTCAGCGAGCGGACCAACAATGCGTTGATCTCACAATCAACCACGGTGACCGACGCAAGTGGGGCGCAGTCTGTGCAGACAGCCGTCAGCAACGTCGCGGCGATACGTATGCAGGGTATCGAATTGTCGGCCGACAAGGACAATGTACTGGTGAGCGGCCTACAAGTCTTCGGCAGCGTCACTTACGTCGATTCCAGGATCGTCTCCGACCCGAACTGGAAAGGGCCAACCAACGTGGTTGGCAAGCGCGTGCCTTTCGTGCCCGATTGGCGCGCCAAGTTCGGCGTTACCTACCGGCCGAATGACAGCTGGGCCTATACGGTCGCCGCGCGCTACAGCGGCAAGCAGTATTCGACGCTGGACAACTCGGATATCATCCCGCACGTCTACGGCGCCTTCGATAACTTTTTCGTTGTAGACTTGAAGATCCACTACAACGCGACGAAGAATTTCGCGTTCGACTTCGGCATCGATAATCTCTTCAACGAGCAGTATTTCCTGTTCCATCCGTTCCCGGGACGAACTTTCGTTCTCGCGGGCAAGTACTCGTTCTGA